The following proteins come from a genomic window of Nostoc sp. KVJ3:
- a CDS encoding cytochrome-c peroxidase, whose amino-acid sequence MGIIPMFGLVVFITGLSLYLLLTSKSRFALKSVVTKIKRQEWRFRDSKLNYLRSRFSKTITIAAMLMAAVIAGNTVSAQVTGPPLASLKSVSVPQPDNLGDFVKDKVAAIKLGKALFWDMQVGSDGQTSCASCHFHAGADNRSKNQINPGLLRINADGTGNPDTVFDLGGAPNYQLKPEDFPFHKLSSDSTSVVSDRNDVSSSQGVFNTKFVAVIPGSAEDQVTNEPDPVFNVGGINVRRVEPRNTPSVINAAFNFRNFWDGKAQNIFNGVNSFGLRDPYASVVKAKKPNQLEFVKVSLNNSSLASQAMSPPLSSFETSADGRTFQEIGDKFGGTSKGKKLPRKLAKKLFTLRPLGKQVVHRDDSVLGADSRWPQPGLKDRTYDPLIKDAFKPEWWKSNQLIQIDAEGRRTFVNKPDRSLETNEYRLIEYNFSLFFGLAIQLYESTLIADDTPYDRFLEGNTSALTEQQQQGNQLFNGKAGCIGCHSGLELTSASVSSIQKQRLGTINIGNQRFVFDNGFFGIGVRPPLEDPGVGGKDPFGNPLSEPRIAALGEFPLLLGSNPNITITSNDIVVADGSFKAPGLRNVELTAPYFHNGGYLTLPQVVDFYNRGGDFRQANAIAPLGLTEAEKDDLVAFLKGLTDERVLHEKAPFDHPQLFVPNGHPGDSTHVTNDGTGKATDSLMEIPAVGRNGGIGTPNFLN is encoded by the coding sequence ATGGGTATAATCCCCATGTTTGGCTTAGTAGTCTTTATTACAGGCTTGTCCCTTTACTTGCTACTGACCTCAAAAAGTCGATTTGCTCTGAAATCTGTGGTGACAAAAATAAAGCGCCAAGAGTGGAGATTCAGAGATAGCAAGCTGAACTACCTGAGATCAAGATTTTCAAAGACTATAACAATTGCTGCCATGCTTATGGCAGCAGTAATAGCTGGAAATACTGTATCAGCACAGGTGACAGGGCCACCTCTAGCTTCGCTCAAAAGCGTATCAGTTCCGCAGCCTGACAATCTAGGAGACTTCGTAAAAGATAAAGTAGCCGCGATTAAGTTAGGAAAGGCTCTGTTTTGGGATATGCAGGTTGGCAGCGATGGACAGACCTCCTGTGCTAGTTGTCACTTTCATGCTGGAGCCGACAACAGATCCAAAAATCAGATCAATCCTGGGCTTTTACGGATCAACGCCGATGGAACAGGGAATCCAGATACAGTTTTTGATTTAGGTGGCGCACCAAACTACCAGCTCAAGCCAGAAGATTTTCCCTTTCACAAGCTGTCCAGTGATTCTACGAGCGTTGTCTCTGACCGTAACGATGTCAGTTCCTCTCAGGGGGTTTTCAATACGAAGTTTGTGGCTGTGATACCTGGTAGTGCGGAAGACCAAGTAACAAACGAGCCAGATCCAGTGTTTAACGTAGGTGGCATAAATGTACGCCGCGTCGAACCGCGCAACACGCCAAGCGTGATTAATGCAGCATTCAACTTCCGCAACTTCTGGGACGGAAAGGCACAAAACATCTTTAATGGGGTGAATTCCTTTGGTTTGAGAGACCCTTACGCCTCCGTAGTCAAGGCTAAAAAACCAAATCAGCTTGAATTTGTCAAAGTCAGTTTGAATAATTCGTCTTTAGCTTCCCAAGCGATGTCCCCCCCACTGAGTTCCTTCGAGACATCTGCGGATGGTCGTACTTTTCAAGAAATTGGTGATAAGTTCGGAGGAACTAGTAAGGGTAAAAAACTCCCCCGAAAACTTGCGAAAAAGTTATTTACTCTCAGACCGCTAGGTAAACAGGTTGTGCATCGAGACGACAGCGTTTTAGGTGCAGACAGTAGATGGCCTCAGCCCGGACTTAAGGATAGAACTTACGATCCGCTGATTAAAGATGCCTTCAAACCGGAGTGGTGGAAGTCTAATCAACTCATCCAAATTGATGCTGAAGGTAGACGAACTTTTGTCAACAAGCCAGATCGCTCCTTGGAAACCAATGAGTATAGACTGATAGAGTACAACTTCTCGCTATTCTTCGGGCTTGCGATTCAATTGTACGAGTCTACACTGATTGCTGATGATACGCCCTACGATCGCTTCTTGGAAGGAAACACCAGCGCCCTCACCGAACAGCAGCAACAAGGAAACCAACTATTCAATGGCAAAGCAGGCTGCATCGGTTGCCATAGCGGATTGGAACTTACTAGTGCCTCGGTGAGCAGTATACAAAAGCAACGACTGGGAACTATAAACATCGGCAATCAAAGATTTGTTTTTGATAATGGCTTCTTCGGGATCGGTGTTAGACCTCCCCTAGAAGACCCTGGGGTTGGTGGTAAAGACCCATTTGGCAACCCGCTTTCAGAGCCGAGGATCGCGGCTTTGGGGGAATTCCCACTACTTCTTGGTTCAAACCCCAATATTACAATTACCTCCAATGACATAGTAGTTGCAGACGGAAGCTTTAAGGCTCCCGGACTACGCAACGTAGAACTCACCGCCCCTTACTTCCACAATGGTGGCTATTTGACTTTGCCGCAAGTGGTGGACTTCTATAATCGTGGTGGAGATTTCCGCCAGGCAAATGCCATCGCCCCTTTGGGACTAACTGAAGCTGAAAAAGATGACTTGGTGGCTTTCCTGAAAGGGCTTACCGATGAGCGAGTTCTCCATGAGAAAGCGCCCTTTGATCATCCACAACTGTTCGTTCCCAATGGACATCCGGGTGACTCTACACACGTTACTAATGACGGCACTGGTAAGGCTACAGATAGTCTAATGGAAATTCCTGCTGTTGGTAGGAATGGTGGTATTGGGACTCCAAATTTCTTGAACTAA